In Colletotrichum destructivum chromosome 8, complete sequence, the following proteins share a genomic window:
- a CDS encoding Putative cytochrome P450: protein MLAPALNVQAIRGQELVVHEHVDSLVRQIGLEMNDKPSVEMRQWIDWHTWDLASDVAYNLKCNQVKDNKSSGALHPLNETELGFLTMYVEKDELFFSMFVRVGLWATTQQVALTFPTGIRVQRQTTTVQTCHIAMTRSERWFEDARSICPGRFLPNDHQPYDTRSDRDARGSFAPFSLGPRGYPCTNSAMRRLRIVIAQMVWSFDMKLTNKDQIDWERDAYLYGIWEHVGLWVKTILRPGLGKTLLA, encoded by the exons ATGCTGGCGCCAGCCCTGAACGTTCAAGCCATACGCGGCCAGGAACTTGTGGTACACGAGCATGTCGACTCTCTCGTTCGTCAGATTGGGCTGGAGATGAATGATAAGCCCAGCGTTGAGATGAGACAA TGGATTGACTGGCATACGTGGGATCTCGCCAGTGACGTGGCGTACAACCTCAAGTGCAATCAAGTCAAGGACAATAAGTCGTCGGGCGCTCTGCATCCTCTCAACGAAACCGAGCTGGGTTTTCTAACAATGTACGTTGAAAAGGATGAACTCTTTTTCAGTATGTTCGTCAGGGTCGGGCTGTGGGCAACGACCCAGCAG GTCGCCCTGACGTTCCCTACGGGCATCAGGGTCCAGAGGCAAACC ACGACTGTCCAAACATGCCACATTGCAATGACCCGATCGGAACGGTGGTTCGAGGACGCCCGGTCCATTTGCCCGGGGCGCTTCCTACCAAACGACCACCAGCCCTACGATACGCGCTCCGACAGGGACGCTCGCGGTTCCTTTGCACCCTTCTCTCTGGGACCCCGCGGCTATCCCTGTACGAATTCCGCAATGCGACGTCTAAGGATCGTTATTGCGCAGATGGTGTGGAGCTTTGACATGAAGCTCACGAACAAGGACCAGATCGACTGGGAAAGGGACGCCTACTTGTACGGCATCTGGGAACATGTAGGACTTTGGGTGAAGACGATCCTGCGGCCTGGTTTAGGAAAGACGTTGCTAGCATGA